A genome region from Euphorbia lathyris chromosome 4, ddEupLath1.1, whole genome shotgun sequence includes the following:
- the LOC136226395 gene encoding putative disease resistance protein RGA3 gives MAAEDAVTYMGKQISNLIKLVPFEFQHLKFFWGLEKELDKLRESLDAIADLVEDAEEKQERLLEERWWLRKLRDVAYEADDLLSELAYEATRLQLQTNEVYPNMKAYPEKAGYRLTMAHKLKKMSESLRSIQRDGQYLQLRAIQHNFEDMTSRNRFETHSILEDSAVGRDEDVAKIVDLLISSCYQILTIVPIVGEGGLGKTVLAKLVCQSVMARNLFDVKMWVCVSKKSEAHIILGEMLQSLTGRRMGGLTNKDAILQQLEKELARKKFLIILDDVWEDVYKWWDDLKTRLLKICTNNGNVVLVTTRIESVASIIETSSQHRHTLDFLFDDECWLILEERAFRNITAPYPSYLGAIGREIARKCRGVPLVAKVLGGILGFYTDKETWLKIRHSDVLRGEQSDVLSILKVTFDLLPSYLKPCFTFFSVFPKGFSISKEELIQLWMGEGFVKSFDEGNNYFDALLATSYFEDAELNDNGEVIQCKMHDLMHDLALFLSKHETSSIHRLYADDQFITTSKHVLKDRAEMCRTIILNGATYYEYSWNLRRLHTLHFNGADLEVFLSSISEIKHLRYLNFSNSEIKELPKSITMLYTVQILDLSNSKVEKLSESITNFYNLHSLNLSNSKIEELPELITKLYSLQTLDLSNSNIKEMPRFIAELQSLQTLNVSNSNIKELPESISNLLELRILDVSNSNIEELPESIGKLHNLLTLNVSKTKIRKLPESITNLFNLQTLKFVDCKELIKLPRKKIRNLKNLKHILFSYKYYMPFGLGQLCGLETLPFFVVGFDWGGSIKELECLDQLRRNLEITRLEQVEDKKEARRANLQGKTKLRGLGFEWSYGENGRSSSDEELLEGLQPNANIKRIKIKYYMGEKWPSWILRMKNPRHIDSFLVLSNLVDLHLERCWNCTQLPRLGDLACLQFLCISHMKRLKCIGNEFYGIDSKDNSSEWHFRLFPALKSLSLSWMENLTDWSSPSDGNWVVVFPCLENLSIQSCAKLTGFPASDLSALANLEIKDCEEFRFIIKEQSFPSLTILSIVGCPKLTYLRNWLPPSTCFKEFSIRICEWLTFIPEDLEKLTQLSSLTSLEMYCCKRLRCFSEEILCKLTHLKSVSIGAFSKELDDFHYLNRIKDLPWLEDLEIWGSDCFGREMCCLPNQLQHVTSLKSLKIMGFTAMEELPEWLANLQSLQYLSLDYCRHLECQSTAIVVQRLSKLAHLYIDFCPLLEETNLQCLLFLNGAKLKVEFSNVSKVRVRLGY, from the exons atggcTGCTGAGGATGCTGTTACTTACATGGGGAAGCAAATATCCAACTTAATCAAGTTAGTTCCCTTTGAATTTCaacatttgaaatttttttgggGACTTGAAAAGGAACTCGACAAGCTTCGAGAATCACTAGATGCGATTGCTGATCTAGTTGAAGATGCAGAGGAGAAGCAAGAGAGATTGCTGGAAGAGAGATGGTGGCTGAGAAAACTGAGAGATGTAGCTTATGAAGCAGACGACTTGCTCTCTGAGTTGGCTTATGAAGCTACTCGACTTCAGCTTCAAACTAATGAG GTGTATCCAAATATGAAAGCGTACCCCGAAAAGGCTGGATATCGTCTCACAATGGCACATAAGCTTAAGAAAATGTCTGAGTCACTGCGAAGCATTCAAAGAGATGGTCAATACCTTCAGCTTAGGGCAATCCAACACAATTTTGAGGATATGACATCTAGGAATAGGTTCGAAACACACTCAATCTTGGAAGATTCAGCTGTAGGAAGGGATGAAGATGTAGCCAAAATTGTCGACTTGCTTATAAGTTCTTGCTATCAAATACTTACCATTGTTCCTATAGTAGGAGAGGGTGGTCTTGGAAAGACAGTTTTAGCTAAACTTGTGTGTCAAAGCGTCATGGCAAGAAACCTTTTTGATGTTAAGATGTGGGTGTGTGTTTCTAAAAAATCTGAAGCACACATAATTTTAGGAGAAATGTTGCAATCATTGACTGGAAGAAGGATGGGGGGCTTAACCAACAAAGATGCAATTCTTCAACAGCTTGAAAAAGAGTTGGCGAGGAAAAAATTTCTTATTATTCTTGATGATGTTTGGGAAGATGTGTATAAGTGGTGGGATGATTTGAAAACTCGGTTGTTAAAAATTTGTACGAACAATGGAAATGTTGTTCTTGTCACAACTCGTATTGAGAGTGTGGCATCCATTATTGAGACTTCATCTCAACATAGGCATACACTTGATTTCTTGTTTGATGATGAGTGTTGGTTAATTTTGGAGGAAAGGGCATTTAGAAATATAACAGCACCATACCCGTCTTATTTAGGGGCCATAGGAAGGGAAATTGCAAGAAAATGTAGAGGAGTGCCATTGGTGGCAAAAGTTTTAGGAGGGATATTGGGGTTTTACACGGATAAAGAAACATGGTTGAAAATTAGACATAGTGATGTTTTAAGAGGCGAACAAAGTGATGTTTTGTCTATTTTAAAAGTAACTTTTGATCTTTTGCCCTCATATTTAAAGCCATGCTTTacatttttttctgtttttccaaAAGGCTTTTCAATTAGCAAGGAAGAGTTGATTCAGTTGTGGATGGGCGAGGGGTTTGTCAAGTCATTTGATGAGGGCAACAACTATTTTGATGCCTTGCTTGCTACTTCCTACTTCGAAGATGCAGAACTGAATGATAATGGGGAAGTTATACAATGCAAAATGCATGATCTTATGCATGACCTTGCATTGTTCCTATCCAAACATGAAACATCTTCCATCCATCGTTTATATGCAGATGATCAATTCATAACAACTTCAAAGCATGTTCTCAAGGATAGGGCCGAGATGTGCCGTACAATTATCCTCAACGGTGCCACCTATTATGAATATTCATGGAATTTGAGAAGGTTGCATACTCTACACTTCAATGGTGCTGATTTGGAAGTGTTTCTATCATCAATCAGCGAAATAAAACACTTGAGATATCTTAATTTCTCAAATTCTGAAATCAAAGAGTTGCCCAAGTCAATCACCATGCTCTACACTGTTCAAATTTTGGATCTCTCAAATTCTAAGGTCGAGAAGTTGTCTGAATCCATCACCAATTTCTACAATCTTCACTCTTTGAATCTCTCAAATTCTAAGATTGAAGAGTTACCTGAACTCATCACAAAGCTTTACAGTCTTCAAACTTTGGATCTCTCAAATTCTAACATCAAAGAGATGCCCAGATTCATCGCTGAACTCCAAAGTCTTCAAACTTTAAACGTCTCAAATTCCAACATCAAAGAGTTGCCTGAATCCATCTCAAATCTCCTGGAACTTCGAATTTTGGATGTCTCAAATTCTAACATTGAAGAGTTGCCTGAATCCATTGGCAAGCTCCATAATCTTCTAACGTTGAATGTCTCAAAGACTAAGATCAGAAAGTTGCCTGAATCCATCACCAACCTTTTCAATCTTCAAACTTTGAAATTCGTCGATTGCAAGGAACTTATCAAGCTTCCTAGAAAGAAGATAAGGAATCTGAAGAATTTGAAGCATATTTTGTTTTCTTACAAGTACTATATGCCATTTGGATTGGGGCAGCTATGTGGTCTTGAAACATTGCCTTTCTTTGTTGTGGGTTTTGATTGGGGAGGAAGCATTAAGGAGCTTGAATGCTTAGATCAACTAAGAAGGAACTTGGAAATAACTAGGCTTGAGCAGGTGGAAGATAAGAAGGAAGCTAGAAGAGCAAATTTGCAGGGGAAAACAAAATTACGAGGACTAGGCTTTGAATGGAGTTATGGAGAAAATGGTAGAAGTTCAAGTGATGAGGAACTGCTGGAAGGCCTTCAACCTAATGCaaacataaaaagaataaagatcAAGTATTACATGGGTGAGAAATGGCCGTCATGGATTCTGAGAATGAAGAATCCAAGGCACATTGATTCTTTTCTAGTGCTCAGTAATTTGGTGGATCTTCACTTAGAGAGGTGCTGGAACTGTACACAGCTGCCACGCCTTGGGGATCTTGCTTGCCTACAGTTTCTATGCATAAGTCATATGAAAAGACTCAAGTGCATAGGTAATGAGTTCTATGGAATTGATAGTAAAGACAATTCCAGTGAATGGCACTTTAGGCTGTTTCCAGCATTGAAATCATTGTCTCTAAGTTGGATGGAGAATTTAACTGACTGGAGCTCTCCATCAGATGGTAACTGGGTCGTCGTATTTCCTTGCCTTGAAAATTTGTCCATTCAATCTTGTGCTAAATTGACAGGTTTTCCAGCTAGTGATCTGTCAGCACTTGCGAATCTCGAAATCAAAGATTGCGAGGAATTCAGGTTCATTATTAAAGAGCAGTCCTTCCCCTCTCTTACAATTCTATCCATTGTTGGATGTCCAAAGTTAACTTATCTTCGAAATTGGCTTCCACCCAGCACTTGTTTTAAGGAGTTCAGTATAAGAATATGTGAGTGGCTGACATTTATTCCAGAAGATTTAGAGAAGTTGACTCAGCTGAGCTCTTTAACCTCCTTAGAGATGTATTGTTGTAAAAGATTGAGATGTTTTTCAGAGGAAATACTATGCAAACTCACTCACTTGAAGAGTGTAAGTATTGGTGCATTCTCAAAGGAGTTGGATGATTTCCATTACCTGAATCGGATCAAAGACCTTCCATGGCTTGAGGACTTAGAAATATGGGGATCAGATTGTTTTGGTCGTGAAATGTGTTGTCTACCAAATCAACTTCAACACGTCACTTCCCTGAAATCATTGAAGATAATGGGATTCACAGCAATGGAAGAATTGCCAGAATGGTTGGCTAATCTTCAGTCTCTTCAGTACCTTTCTCTGGATTATTGTCGGCATCTCGAGTGTCAATCAACAGCAATTGTCGTACAACGCCTCTCCAAGTTAGCGCATCTCTACATTGATTTCTGTCCCCTCTTGGAGGAAACTAATCTTCAATGTTTGCTGTTTTTGAACGGTGCAAAACTCAAAGTCGAGTTTTCAAATGTCTCGAAAGTCAGAGTCCGTTTGGGATATTAG